The Anaeromyxobacter sp. genome includes a window with the following:
- a CDS encoding Gfo/Idh/MocA family oxidoreductase → MRILGDDWQDGFLDEAMRPGHCRVQVSTWHTVAPLTDLYFVRPRSFRLLFNYWREVGARNVVRKVVSRTKERLRNQKFVAVGTGQVLEAAGLGTPPAGSWVAFVAPAHPAGMERVVLHADLVRLVERPPAAAPTAPACGTTTFPGAVELAQVVGGWTSDAGTPAPRQAIEALLAGAPTGPTALDEARPSAPPPSVLRERTKAGAVPSGRPTAVIFGLGNYAKTAILPNLRGHLDVRCIHEVDPCQIGATADGTGVALDTSPLPRTDERYDAWFIAGFHHHHAGLAVHALRQGAAAVVEKPLVTTRAQLDLLAAALADGAGRLFGCFQRRYLPFNAWARQDLQSRPQDPISYHCIVYEVPLPARHWYRWPNSRSRVISNGCHWLDHFLFLNDFAAPVQRSVQASRDGTASVTVELENGAVFTMALTDQGSSRIGVQDHVELRLGVRTVTMRNASHYAAEGPTRFLRRARINKLDVYGAMYRQIAKAIAQGAPGDPVASVLVSSQLAIDLDEAYQAAMGGAG, encoded by the coding sequence ATGAGAATTCTGGGTGACGACTGGCAGGACGGCTTCCTGGACGAGGCGATGAGGCCGGGGCACTGCCGGGTGCAGGTCTCGACCTGGCACACGGTGGCGCCGCTCACCGACCTGTACTTCGTTCGCCCGCGGAGCTTCCGGCTGCTCTTCAACTATTGGCGCGAGGTTGGAGCCAGGAACGTGGTGCGCAAGGTGGTCTCGCGCACCAAGGAGCGCCTGCGGAACCAGAAGTTCGTGGCTGTCGGGACGGGTCAGGTACTCGAGGCCGCGGGGCTCGGCACCCCGCCGGCCGGGAGCTGGGTCGCGTTCGTCGCGCCTGCCCACCCCGCCGGCATGGAGCGGGTGGTGCTGCACGCCGACCTGGTGCGGCTCGTCGAGCGCCCGCCCGCGGCCGCACCCACCGCCCCGGCGTGCGGGACCACGACGTTCCCGGGCGCCGTCGAGCTGGCCCAGGTGGTCGGCGGCTGGACCTCGGACGCCGGAACTCCCGCGCCCAGGCAGGCGATCGAGGCCTTGTTGGCCGGCGCGCCCACGGGCCCCACAGCGCTCGACGAAGCCCGCCCATCTGCGCCCCCTCCGTCGGTCCTTCGGGAGCGGACCAAGGCCGGGGCGGTGCCGTCGGGCCGGCCTACCGCGGTCATCTTCGGACTCGGCAACTACGCCAAGACGGCCATCCTCCCGAACCTGCGGGGCCACCTGGACGTGCGGTGCATCCACGAGGTGGACCCCTGCCAGATTGGTGCTACCGCCGACGGGACGGGCGTAGCGCTCGATACCTCGCCGCTGCCCCGAACCGACGAGCGGTACGATGCATGGTTCATCGCCGGCTTCCACCACCACCATGCGGGGCTCGCCGTCCATGCGCTGCGGCAAGGGGCGGCCGCCGTGGTGGAGAAGCCGCTGGTGACGACCCGCGCCCAGCTGGACCTCCTGGCCGCCGCGCTCGCCGACGGAGCCGGCCGACTCTTCGGCTGCTTCCAGCGACGGTACCTTCCGTTCAACGCCTGGGCGCGCCAGGACCTGCAGTCTCGACCCCAGGACCCCATCTCCTACCACTGCATCGTCTACGAGGTGCCCTTGCCCGCGCGTCACTGGTACCGCTGGCCGAACAGCCGATCCAGGGTCATCTCGAACGGCTGCCACTGGCTCGACCACTTCCTCTTCCTCAATGACTTCGCCGCGCCGGTGCAGCGCTCCGTGCAGGCCTCCCGGGACGGCACCGCCAGCGTGACCGTGGAGCTGGAGAACGGGGCCGTCTTCACCATGGCGCTGACGGATCAGGGCAGCAGCCGCATCGGGGTCCAGGACCACGTGGAGCTGCGCCTGGGCGTGCGGACCGTGACGATGCGCAACGCCAGCCACTACGCCGCAGAAGGCCCCACCCGGTTCCTGCGGAGGGCCCGCATCAACAAGCTGGACGTCTACGGAGCCATGTACCGGCAGATCGCGAAGGCCATCGCGCAGGGTGCGCCCGGTGACCCGGTGGCGTCGGTGCTGGTCTCCTCCCAGCTGGCCATCGACCTCGACGAGGCCTACCAGGCCGCCATGGGGGGGGCCGGCTAG
- a CDS encoding glycosyltransferase: MLAPTNAGRSMTDPPIRIFTLVDHYLPGFRHGGPTRTVSNLVSKMPPRYQFLLFTRDRDQGVHEPYPDVPRNQWVQVGRARVYYASPGALSWWNLARLVREVDPHVVYTNSLFSRLTIRFLLLRKLGLVRRLPFIIAPRGEMASSALGLKRLKKKLFLRLAIRAGWFRDTLWQASTEFERADIERALPADAEVRVSRNIAVAIDALPEASAMAMEGRPAKVAGQARFVYLARIARVKNLEFGVRMLAKLGQPTSLDVYGPIDDLPYWDACQRAAARGPELTLRYLGPVEHSQVLSTMQQNDFLLLPTLGENFGHSIFEALVAGCPPVISDKTPWRDLESAGTGWDLPLDDEDAWQRALAACVVMGPAEHEAMAEAGRRFALAMSETDSAVEQSVALFQRALQASGRPED, from the coding sequence GTGCTGGCGCCGACGAACGCCGGGAGGTCCATGACTGACCCGCCCATTCGGATCTTCACCCTGGTCGACCACTATCTCCCGGGCTTCCGCCACGGGGGCCCGACGCGCACGGTCAGCAACCTGGTCTCGAAGATGCCGCCGCGGTACCAGTTCCTGCTCTTCACGCGCGACCGGGATCAGGGGGTCCACGAGCCCTACCCGGATGTCCCGCGGAACCAATGGGTCCAGGTGGGCCGGGCCCGGGTCTACTACGCCTCACCAGGCGCCCTGTCCTGGTGGAACCTGGCCAGGCTGGTGCGGGAGGTCGACCCGCACGTCGTCTACACCAACAGCCTCTTCTCTCGACTGACCATCCGGTTCCTGTTGCTGCGCAAGCTCGGGCTGGTGAGACGGCTCCCGTTCATCATCGCGCCCAGGGGCGAGATGGCGTCCAGCGCACTCGGGCTGAAGCGTCTCAAGAAGAAGCTCTTCCTGAGGCTGGCCATCAGGGCGGGGTGGTTCCGCGACACCCTGTGGCAGGCGTCGACCGAGTTCGAGCGAGCCGACATCGAGCGGGCCCTGCCCGCGGACGCGGAGGTGCGGGTCTCGAGGAACATCGCCGTGGCCATCGACGCCCTGCCCGAAGCCAGCGCCATGGCGATGGAGGGGCGCCCTGCCAAGGTCGCCGGGCAGGCCCGCTTCGTCTACCTGGCCCGCATCGCCAGGGTGAAGAACCTGGAGTTCGGAGTCCGGATGCTGGCGAAGCTGGGCCAGCCGACCTCGCTCGACGTCTACGGTCCGATTGACGATCTCCCTTACTGGGACGCGTGCCAGCGCGCGGCCGCCCGGGGCCCGGAACTGACGCTCCGCTACCTGGGGCCGGTGGAGCACAGCCAGGTCCTGTCCACCATGCAGCAGAACGACTTCCTGCTGCTCCCCACGCTCGGCGAGAACTTCGGGCACTCCATCTTCGAGGCACTGGTGGCCGGCTGCCCGCCGGTGATCAGCGACAAGACGCCGTGGCGCGACCTGGAGTCGGCGGGCACTGGCTGGGACCTGCCGCTCGACGACGAAGATGCCTGGCAGCGCGCGCTGGCGGCTTGCGTCGTCATGGGGCCGGCGGAGCACGAGGCGATGGCGGAAGCCGGCCGGCGCTTCGCCCTGGCCATGTCCGAGACGGACTCGGCCGTCGAGCAGAGCGTGGCGCTGTTCCAGCGCGCGCTGCAGGCGAGCGGCCGGCCGGAGGACTAG
- a CDS encoding glycosyltransferase family 4 protein, giving the protein MKVLYVTNYQGSAVVAQRGHRRNRTLGPSKKIELFVRGLVARGHEVQVVSPATVSEDSLRWYPGFDVPEPECGGARVCYLPGLDLRRANLLVASQVLGRFLARVARFDVLFLYNLEWYFLRPVLAYCARTGTPLVVEYEDDALAPVGAQLQAWHVRRGRRAIAAARGAVTGVVAVSPELLRQLDVGNGVVIPGLIGDDSLALPIKAGPASQDPLRLIYTGGINREKGPDLLLEAADGLGFPVEVDVVGAGRDLVALRAQATRCRVPVRVHGEVGREALVNLLGRADVAVNPHRMPQGRRGQIFPFKMVEYIGAGLPVVTSRLGEFPLPDKGSLLEYDRDDAGSLAEALTGARERLEGLRTAAVKARAWVAAEYSPAGAAEKLERVFVAARAASGARQGAGADERREVHD; this is encoded by the coding sequence ATGAAGGTGCTGTACGTCACGAACTACCAGGGCAGCGCGGTGGTGGCGCAGCGCGGGCACCGGCGCAACCGCACCCTCGGGCCGAGCAAGAAGATCGAGCTCTTCGTCAGGGGCCTGGTGGCTCGCGGCCACGAGGTCCAGGTGGTGTCGCCCGCCACGGTCTCGGAGGACAGCTTGCGGTGGTATCCGGGGTTCGACGTGCCCGAGCCGGAGTGCGGCGGTGCCAGGGTCTGCTACCTGCCGGGCCTGGACTTACGGCGGGCCAACCTGCTGGTGGCGTCACAGGTGCTGGGACGCTTCTTGGCAAGGGTGGCACGGTTCGACGTGCTCTTCCTCTACAACCTCGAGTGGTACTTCCTGCGTCCAGTCCTGGCCTACTGCGCCCGAACCGGGACCCCGCTGGTGGTCGAGTACGAGGACGACGCGCTGGCGCCCGTCGGGGCCCAGCTGCAGGCCTGGCACGTTCGCCGGGGCCGGCGTGCCATCGCCGCGGCCCGAGGCGCCGTCACCGGCGTGGTGGCCGTCTCTCCGGAGCTCCTCCGGCAGCTCGACGTCGGCAACGGGGTCGTCATCCCGGGCCTGATCGGCGACGACTCCCTCGCCCTGCCCATCAAGGCCGGCCCGGCGTCGCAGGACCCCTTGCGGCTCATCTACACGGGCGGCATCAACCGCGAGAAGGGTCCCGACCTGCTGCTGGAGGCCGCAGACGGCCTCGGGTTTCCGGTGGAGGTCGACGTGGTGGGCGCGGGGCGCGACCTGGTCGCCCTGCGTGCCCAAGCGACGCGCTGCCGGGTCCCGGTGCGGGTCCATGGGGAGGTAGGGCGCGAGGCGCTGGTGAACCTGCTCGGGCGGGCCGACGTGGCCGTGAACCCCCACCGCATGCCACAGGGCCGGCGCGGCCAGATCTTCCCCTTCAAGATGGTCGAGTACATCGGGGCCGGCCTGCCGGTGGTCACCTCCAGGCTGGGTGAGTTCCCGCTGCCCGACAAGGGTTCCTTGCTCGAGTACGACCGGGACGATGCGGGGAGCCTCGCCGAGGCCTTGACCGGAGCAAGGGAACGCCTCGAAGGCCTGAGAACGGCGGCAGTGAAGGCACGGGCCTGGGTCGCGGCGGAGTACTCTCCGGCCGGTGCGGCGGAGAAGCTGGAACGAGTCTTCGTCGCTGCGCGGGCGGCCTCTGGAGCTCGCCAAGGTGCTGGCGCCGACGAACGCCGGGAGGTCCATGACTGA
- a CDS encoding CatB-related O-acetyltransferase codes for MATSMGRQTYCAFRLWAANTTFGPFCAIGPGVISGIGRHPARGFATSHPAFFSPSWPAERGYAVNPFEEHVPVEIGADVWIGANAFISAGVKIGHGAIVGAGAVVTRDVEPYEIVVGVPAKRLRLRFPEEDVRFLLDLRWWDWPDSRLRALGPAFHEVAALRAAVAGAAEETGPSQPDPARGDPP; via the coding sequence ATGGCGACGTCCATGGGGCGGCAGACCTACTGCGCCTTCCGTCTCTGGGCAGCCAACACCACCTTTGGCCCGTTCTGCGCCATAGGGCCAGGAGTGATCTCGGGCATCGGTCGGCATCCCGCCAGGGGCTTCGCCACCTCCCACCCTGCCTTCTTCTCGCCCTCCTGGCCGGCCGAGCGCGGCTACGCGGTGAACCCCTTCGAAGAACACGTCCCGGTGGAGATCGGCGCGGACGTCTGGATCGGGGCCAACGCGTTCATCTCGGCCGGGGTCAAGATCGGCCACGGCGCCATCGTCGGGGCAGGCGCCGTGGTCACCCGTGACGTCGAGCCCTACGAGATCGTGGTCGGCGTGCCGGCCAAGCGGCTGCGCCTGCGCTTCCCTGAGGAGGACGTGCGCTTCCTCCTGGACCTCCGCTGGTGGGACTGGCCCGATAGCCGCCTCCGCGCACTGGGCCCTGCCTTCCACGAGGTCGCGGCGCTGCGCGCTGCGGTAGCTGGCGCAGCGGAGGAAACCGGCCCGAGCCAGCCGGACCCCGCGCGGGGCGACCCGCCATGA
- a CDS encoding glycosyltransferase family 1 protein gives MSLAIHLRTTAAYAWWSRAREQQQLAAFRQRLGAVRAAPAREPAALGSALGKRRVARRPVPARPHFAIFGANDWEQHGLWPAFASLGQASHFDYAPQARAAGSPSQALRGELGRQFLAFVESSSRTSPVDVAFLYASGAYLDPDLLRELGARGIWTVVLGLDDKQQLPGPPQGGLVGWQMEAARGADLYWTTWRAGVDWLAAEGARPWYAPEAASPDFFAPTVAERDLDVLWLGRGYGARLDLVRRLGQMGFQVSAHGPGWPGGPVPFESMVDLYGRAKVVLGMGGVGHTDRIKHLKGRDFEVPMCGAVYLTSFNPELADHYAIGSEILCYASVEECAEVLAWVLHRPGEQERIRAAARARSLRDHTWVKRIVDLTAQLRGP, from the coding sequence ATGAGCCTGGCGATCCACCTTCGGACAACGGCCGCCTATGCGTGGTGGAGCCGGGCGCGCGAGCAGCAGCAGCTCGCGGCCTTCCGGCAGCGGCTCGGCGCCGTGCGGGCGGCGCCCGCTCGCGAGCCCGCGGCGCTGGGTTCGGCGCTCGGGAAACGGCGCGTCGCGCGTCGACCCGTGCCTGCGAGGCCGCACTTCGCCATCTTCGGGGCCAACGACTGGGAGCAGCATGGCCTCTGGCCAGCGTTTGCGTCGCTTGGGCAGGCCAGCCACTTCGACTACGCGCCACAGGCCCGTGCGGCGGGGAGCCCGAGCCAGGCCCTGCGGGGAGAACTGGGCCGGCAGTTCCTCGCCTTCGTCGAGTCCTCATCCCGCACCTCCCCGGTCGACGTGGCGTTCCTGTACGCCAGCGGCGCATACCTGGACCCGGACCTGCTGCGCGAGCTTGGAGCCCGTGGGATCTGGACGGTCGTCCTCGGACTGGATGACAAGCAGCAGCTCCCCGGCCCGCCGCAAGGAGGCCTGGTGGGCTGGCAGATGGAGGCGGCCCGGGGCGCAGACCTCTACTGGACCACCTGGCGAGCGGGGGTGGACTGGCTCGCGGCCGAGGGCGCGCGCCCCTGGTACGCACCAGAGGCGGCCTCACCCGATTTCTTCGCGCCCACCGTCGCGGAGCGGGACCTCGACGTCCTGTGGCTCGGGCGTGGCTATGGTGCGCGCCTTGATCTGGTCAGGCGGCTCGGGCAGATGGGATTTCAGGTCAGTGCCCACGGACCAGGCTGGCCAGGCGGGCCCGTGCCGTTCGAGTCGATGGTGGATCTCTACGGGCGCGCCAAGGTCGTCCTGGGCATGGGCGGCGTCGGACATACCGACAGGATCAAGCACTTGAAGGGACGGGACTTCGAGGTGCCCATGTGCGGGGCAGTCTACCTGACCAGCTTCAACCCCGAACTGGCGGATCACTACGCCATCGGCTCCGAGATCCTGTGCTACGCGTCGGTCGAGGAGTGCGCAGAGGTGCTGGCCTGGGTGCTCCACAGGCCCGGCGAGCAGGAGCGCATCCGCGCTGCTGCGCGCGCCCGCTCCCTGCGTGATCACACCTGGGTCAAGCGCATCGTCGATCTGACCGCGCAGTTGAGGGGACCGTGA